In the genome of Spodoptera frugiperda isolate SF20-4 chromosome 22, AGI-APGP_CSIRO_Sfru_2.0, whole genome shotgun sequence, one region contains:
- the LOC118279598 gene encoding uncharacterized protein LOC118279598, with product MVIESFSWSEEVESADPMIMEEQRETRRDSVNSIEPEVKTPQTPETKSSVDEEDGALKDLLRVDEQYYPLLALLEQFSPEDDGIQFNIKLKQFETTMSSMCPDDSRVQQAFATFRAAALRCPVMARKLAAVGVSFTRQQNKPLLRRTLLNVVMQDTFSKLDVLQRSNPLFLVNAANLMGDYFANARLSNGDKLHFLAEPLLQYLRALLAAHDTRAHHSLAAQLMQNGRDLLSVVAQEMDELSVSIRLRLLSPPPVSTTWLLLSADLCLNKFLPLPTTLQQFYTAHLVTTTEENVSEASYRCWKKSPEKNENKPDAAALAEEVSQSISQISLRNNEDTKPKKEPISVSQDTWTGDDTLRKRYDLNSWRQTEETRIKANDCQQGGDIFQSHPERNVSQAPEKPKLGVGARLLRLRALSKESISVSEDTWSGPDSRPPHISMRSRKGRINERKTEQQPRRPQDAMSPKYRAAPNTGATTTDASNIIVSRNV from the exons atggtTATCGAGAGTTTTAGCTGGAGTGAAGAAGTGGAGTCGGCCG ATCCCATGATAATGGAAGAACAACGAGAGACTAGGAGAGACTCCGTCAACTCCATCGAGCCCGAGGTAAAGACTCCACAAACACCGGAGACTAAATCCTCGGTGGACGAGGAAGACGGAGCTTTAAAGGACTTGCTCCGGGTCGATGAACAATATTATCCCTTATTGGCCTTG TTGGAACAATTTTCCCCTGAAGACGACGGCATCCAATTCAACATAAAGTTGAAACAGTTTGAGACTACAATGTCATCCATGTGTCCGGACGACTCGCGTGTGCA ACAAGCATTCGCGACGTTCCGCGCGGCGGCCCTGCGGTGCCCGGTGATGGCGCGTAAGCTGGCCGCAGTGGGTGTTTCGTTCACTCGCCAGCAGAACAAGCCACTGCTTCGTAGAACCCTCCTTAATGTCGTCATGCAGGACACTTTCTCCA AACTGGACGTGCTACAGCGCTCAAATCCGCTGTTCCTCGTCAACGCTGCGAATCTGATGGGGGATTACTTCGCCAACGCTCGCCTCAGTAACGGCGACAAGCTGCACTTTCTAGCTGAGCCACTACTGCAATACTTGCGTGCTTTACTCGCCGCCCATGATACACGTGCACATCACAGTCTCGCTGCACAA TTAATGCAAAACGGTCGCGATCTACTCTCCGTAGTAGCTCAAGAGATGGACGAGCTCTCGGTCTCGATCCGTCTCCGTCTGCTCTCGCCCCCACCAGTCAGCACAACGTGGCTACTACTCTCCGCAGACCTTTGCCTCAACAAGTTTCTTCCCCTACCGACTACGCTGCAACAGTTTTACACCGCTCATCTGGTAACAACCACGGAAGAAAATGTCAGTGAAGCCAGCTATAGATGTTGGAAGAAAAGTCCCGAGAAGAACGAGAATAAACCAGATGCTGCGGCGCTTGCAGAAGAAGTCAGTCAAAGTATATCTCAGATTAGTCTGCGTAATAATGAGGACACGAAGCCTAAGAAAGAACCAATCTCAGTTAGCCAAGATACATGGACAGGTGATGATACCTTAAGGAAAAGATACGACCTTAACTCTTGGCGGCAAACAGAAGAGACGAGAATAAAGGCTAATGACTGCCAACAAGGGGGGGATATCTTCCAAAGTCACCCCGAAAGAAATGTGTCTCAGGCCCCAGAAAAGCCAAAATTAGGCGTTGGAGCTAGGTTATTGAGACTTAGAGCCCTCTCAAAGGAATCAATCTCAGTCAGCGAAGACACATGGTCAGGACCCGACTCCCGCCCGCCGCACATAAGTATGAGATCACGAAAGGGGAGGATTAATGAAAGAAAGACGGAACAACAGCCAAGGCGACCCCAAGACGCCATGTCGCCGAAGTACCGCGCAGCGCCAAATACTGGGGCCACGACGACCGATGCGTCAAACATTATAGTTAGTAGGAATGtctag
- the LOC118279512 gene encoding uncharacterized protein LOC118279512: MIMEEQRETRRDSVNSIEPEVKTPQTPETKSSVDEEDGALKDLLRVDEQYYPLLALLEQFSPEDDGIQFNIKLKQFETTMSSMCPDDSRVQQAFATFRAAALRCPVMARKLAAVGVSFTRQQNKPLLRKTLLNVVMQDTFSKLDVLQRSNPLFLVNAANLMGDYFANARLSNGDKLHFLAEPLLQYLRALLAAHDTRAHHSLAAQLMQNGRELLSVVAQEMDELSVSIRLRLLSSPPVSTTWLLLSADLCLNKFLPLPTTLQQFYTAHLVTTTEENVSEASYRCWKKSPEKNENKPDAAALAEEVSKSISQISLRNNEDTKPKKEPLSVSQDTWTGDDTLRKRYDLNSWRQTEETRIKANDCQQGGDIFQSHPERNVSQAPEKPKLGPGARLLRLRALSKESISVSEDTWSGPDSRPPHISMRSRKGRIIGKKDGTTAKATPRRHVAEVPRSAKYWGHDDRCVKHYS; this comes from the exons ATGATAATGGAAGAACAACGGGAGACTAGGAGAGACTCCGTCAACTCCATCGAGCCCGAGGTAAAGACTCCACAAACACCGGAGACTAAATCCTCGGTGGACGAGGAAGACGGAGCTTTAAAGGACTTGCTCCGGGTCGATGAACAATATTATCCCTTATTGGCCTTG TTGGAACAATTTTCCCCTGAAGACGACGGCATCCAATTCAACATAAAGTTGAAACAGTTTGAGACTACAATGTCATCCATGTGTCCGGACGACTCGCGTGTGCa ACAAGCATTCGCGACGTTCCGCGCGGCGGCCCTGCGGTGCCCGGTGATGGCGCGTAAGCTGGCCGCAGTGGGTGTTTCGTTCACTCGCCAGCAGAACAAGCCACTGCTTCGTAAAACCCTCCTTAATGTCGTCATGCAGGACACTTTCTCCA AACTGGACGTGCTACAGCGCTCAAATCCGCTGTTCCTCGTCAACGCTGCGAATCTGATGGGGGATTACTTCGCCAACGCTCGCCTCAGTAACGGCGACAAGCTTCACTTTCTAGCTGAGCCACTACTGCAATACTTGCGTGCTTTACTCGCCGCCCATGATACACGTGCACATCACAGTCTCGCTGCACAA TTAATGCAAAACGGTCGCGAGCTACTCTCCGTAGTAGCTCAAGAGATGGACGAGCTCTCGGTCTCGATCCGTCTCCGTCTGCTCTCGTCCCCACCAGTCAGCACAACGTGGCTACTACTCTCCGCAGACCTTTGCCTCAACAAGTTTCTTCCCCTACCGACTACGCTGCAACAGTTTTACACCGCTCATCTGGTAACAACCACGGAAGAAAATGTCAGTGAAGCCAGCTATAGATGTTGGAAGAAAAGCCCCGAGAAGAACGAGAATAAACCAGATGCTGCGGCGCTTGCAGAAGAAGTCAGCAAAAGTATATCTCAGATTAGTCTGCGTAATAATGAGGACACGAAGCCTAAGAAAGAACCACTCTCAGTTAGCCAAGATACATGGACAGGTGATGATACCTTAAGGAAAAGATACGACCTTAACTCTTGGCGGCAAACAGAAGAGACGAGAATAAAGGCTAATGACTGCCAACAAGGGGGGGATATCTTCCAAAGTCACCCCGAAAGAAATGTGTCTCAGGCCCCAGAAAAGCCAAAATTAGGCCCTGGAGCTAGGTTATTGAGACTTAGAGCCCTCTCAAAGGAATCAATCTCAGTCAGCGAAGACACATGGTCAGGACCCGACTCCCGCCCGCCGCACATAAGTATGAGATCACGAAAGGGGAGGATTATTGGAAAGAAAGACGGAACAACAGCCAAGGCGACCCCAAGACGCCATGTCGCCGAAGTACCGCGCAGCGCCAAATACTGGGGCCACGACGACCGATGCGTCAAACATTATAGTTAG
- the LOC126912087 gene encoding uncharacterized protein LOC126912087: MFLNDYKNYFKAVAHSQTTVYFYSLQSVSVSSFASAKLNSSPTANNEVDAPCPAAPRVSPRAENTSREATSTPKVAYAAIAAANTTAATLPKQPKRGKQNRRCESVSRIPVQRCPGKPECDEDGFIKVQKKKKKKPTSRNQCGTGLTGPNMLLRPAVPTTLLYVSRLHQTTKVEDIVEYVKVKTNWTLRVVRLEPRQNTNFKSFVVRVPTQHLEKFLKAEFWP; encoded by the exons atgtttttaaatgatTACAAAAATTATTTCAAGGCTGTTGCACACTCG CAAACTACAGTCTATTTCTACAGTCTACAGTCTGTTTCAGTCAGCAGTTTTGCATCGGCGAAACTGAACTCATCGCCTACTGCAAATAATGAGGTCGATGCACCGTGCCCCGCCGCTCCTCGTGTCTCTCCACGTGCAGAGAACACGTCACGCGAAGCTACGTCGACCCCCAAAGTAGCTTACGCCGCAATTGCTGCCGCAAACACGACAGCTGCTACACTACCTAAGCAGCCaaaaaggggtaagcagaaccGGCGCTGTGAATCCGTATCAAGGATTCCGGTACAGCGCTGTCCAGGAAAGCCTGAGTGTGATGAGGATGGCTTCATCAAAGTccaaaagaagaagaagaagaagcctACTTCTCGCAATCAGTGCGGTACTGGACTGACCGGACCTAACATGCTGCTGCGTCCAGCTGTGCCTACGACGCTGCTGTATGTGTCCCGACTACACCAAACCACGAAGGTTGAGGACATCGTGGAGTATGTGAAGGTGAAGACCAACTGGACCTTGAGGGTCGTAAGGTTGGAACCGCGTCAAAATACCAACTTCAAGTCGTTTGTGGTGCGAGTTCCAACTCAACATCTCGAGAAGTTCCTCAAGGCAGAATTTTGGCCGTAG
- the LOC118279599 gene encoding uncharacterized protein LOC118279599: protein MVIESFSWSEEVEAADPMIMEEQRETRRDSVNSIEPEVKTPQTPETKSSVDEEDGALKDLLRVDEQYYPLLALLEQFSPEDDGIQFNIKLKQFETTMSSMCPDDSRVQQAFATFRAAALRCPVMARKLAAVGVSFTRQQNKPLLHRTLLNVVMQDTFSKLDVLQRSNPLFLVNAANLMGDYFANARLSNGDKLHFLAEPLLQYLRALLAAHDTRAHHSLAAQLMQNGRELLSVVAQEMDELSVSIRLRLLSSPPVSTTWLLLSADLCLNKFLPLPTTLQQFYTAHLVTTTEENVRKASYRCWKKSPEKNENKPDAAALAEEVSQSISQISLRNNEDTKPKKEPISVSQDTWTGDDTLRKRYDLNSWRQTEETRIKANDCQQGGDIFQSHPERNVSQAPEKPKLGVGARLLRLRALSKESISVSEDTWSGPDSRPPHISMRSRKGRINGKKDGTTAKATPRRHVAEVPRSAKYWGHDDRCVKHYS, encoded by the exons atggtTATCGAGAGTTTTAGCTGGAGTGAAGAAGTGGAGGCGGCCG ACCCCATGATAATGGAAGAACAACGGGAGACTAGGAGAGACTCCGTCAACTCCATCGAGCCCGAGGTAAAGACTCCACAAACACCGGAGACTAAATCCTCGGTGGACGAGGAAGACGGAGCTTTAAAGGACTTGCTCCGGGTCGATGAACAATATTATCCCTTATTGGCCTTG TTGGAACAATTTTCCCCCGAAGACGACGGCATCCAATTCAACATAAAGTTGAAACAGTTTGAGACTACAATGTCATCCATGTGTCCGGACGACTCGCGTGTGCA ACAAGCATTCGCGACGTTCCGCGCGGCGGCCCTGCGGTGCCCGGTGATGGCGCGTAAGCTGGCCGCAGTGGGTGTTTCGTTCACTCGCCAGCAGAACAAGCCACTGCTTCATAGAACCCTCCTTAATGTCGTCATGCAGGACACTTTCTCCA AACTGGACGTGCTACAGCGCTCAAATCCGCTGTTCCTCGTCAACGCTGCGAATCTGATGGGGGATTACTTCGCCAACGCTCGCCTCAGTAACGGCGACAAGCTGCACTTTCTAGCTGAGCCACTACTGCAATACTTGCGTGCTTTACTCGCCGCCCATGATACACGTGCACATCACAGTCTCGCTGCACAA TTAATGCAAAACGGTCGCGAGCTACTCTCCGTAGTAGCTCAAGAGATGGACGAGCTCTCGGTCTCGATCCGTCTCCGTCTGCTCTCGTCCCCACCAGTCAGCACAACGTGGCTACTACTCTCCGCAGACCTTTGCCTCAACAAGTTTCTTCCCCTACCGACTACGCTGCAACAGTTTTACACCGCTCATCTGGTAACAACCACGGAAGAAAATGTCAGAAAAGCCAGCTATAGATGTTGGAAGAAAAGTCCCGAGAAGAACGAGAATAAACCAGATGCTGCGGCGCTTGCAGAAGAAGTCAGTCAAAGTATATCTCAGATTAGTCTGCGTAATAATGAGGACACGAAGCCTAAGAAAGAACCAATCTCAGTTAGCCAAGATACATGGACAGGTGATGATACCTTAAGGAAAAGATACGACCTTAACTCTTGGCGGCAAACAGAAGAGACGAGAATAAAGGCTAATGACTGCCAACAAGGGGGGGATATCTTCCAAAGTCACCCCGAAAGAAATGTGTCTCAGGCCCCAGAAAAGCCAAAATTAGGCGTTGGAGCTAGGTTATTGAGACTTAGAGCCCTCTCAAAGGAATCAATCTCAGTCAGCGAAGACACATGGTCAGGACCCGACTCCCGCCCGCCGCACATAAGTATGAGATCACGAAAGGGGAGGATTAATGGAAAGAAAGACGGAACAACAGCCAAGGCGACCCCAAGACGCCATGTCGCCGAAGTACCGCGCAGCGCCAAATACTGGGGCCACGACGACCGATGCGTCAAACATTATAGTTAG